One region of Juglans regia cultivar Chandler chromosome 4, Walnut 2.0, whole genome shotgun sequence genomic DNA includes:
- the LOC108985198 gene encoding G-type lectin S-receptor-like serine/threonine-protein kinase At4g27290 isoform X5, which yields MKLLLSICLCFISISFALDTLSPSKTLRDNGQTLVSTGDAFELGFFSPFDSKNRYIGIWFKNIPQKTVVWVANKNSPLTDDSGVLSINSTGNIFIHGNQSAMAIWSSNSSASNPILQLLNTGNLVLKDGADDGSYAWQSFDHPCDTLLPGMKLGWNLMTKQNWFLTSWKSLQDPASGDFTYKIDPLGLPQISLRKGSQIEFRSGTWDGVRFGGETLLRENPVFNPIFVFNTSYIFYSFENIDSSVISRFVVNQSGLIEHLTWSDRGEWVNIANMQKDECDMYGHCGPYGICNINKSPVCQCPTGFTPKVPKDWNVMDWAGGCIKKTPLNCGENEGFQKFSRLKLPDSSQLRKNGTVLSLKECKAACLRDCSCVAYAVTDASGCVVWFGALIDIREYNEFGQDLYIRMATSDLESNNNDRRTVVIVSVSVVFGVVLVASVCSFFIWKRTSRISKAQQLGVNNLSLDYNSSAAEEDQALPLFDVYAIATATNNFSFTNKIGEGGFGPVYKGVLPTGQQVAVKRLSKESGQGLKEFKNEVVLISKLQHRNLVRLLGCCIHGEDKMLVYEYMANRSLDLYIFNQTRGTALDWGKRLDIILGIARGLLYLHRDSRLRIIHRDLKASNILLDSEMNPKISDFGLARTFGGDQTEAKTSRVIGT from the exons ATGAAGCTCCTTCTTTCCATTTGCTTGTGCTTCATCTCTATCTCCTTTGCATTAGACACCTTATCGCCGAGCAAAACTCTCAGAGACAACGGTCAAACTCTCGTTTCCACAGGCGACGCATTCGAATTAGGCTTCTTCAGTCCCTTCGATTCCAAAAACCGTTACATCGGAATCTGGTTCAAGAACATTCCACAAAAGACGGTCGTTTGGGTTGCCAACAAAAACAGCCCACTCACAGACGACTCAGGTGTCCTCTCGATCAATTCCACAGGAAACATATTCATACATGGAAACCAGTCCGCCATGGCCATCTGGTCTTCAAATTCTTCAGCCAGCAATCCTATCTTGCAACTCCTGAACACAGGAAACCTTGTGCTTAAAGATGGTGCGGATGATGGAAGCTATGCTTGGCAGAGTTTCGATCATCCCTGCGATACGTTGTTACCGGGCATGAAGCTTGGATGGAACCTAATGACAAAACAGAACTGGTTTCTGACTTCATGGAAGAGTCTTCAAGATCCAGCCTCTGGAGACTTCACCTACAAAATAGACCCTCTTGGTCTTCCACAGATCTCTCTTCGCAAAGGATCCCAGATTGAATTCAGAAGCGGGACCTGGGATGGTGTTCGTTTCGGCGGGGAAACTCTGCTCCGAGAAAACCCTGTCTTCAATCCCATCTTCGTTTTCAACACGAGTTATATCTTCTATTCCTTTGAAAATATCGATAGTTCTGTAATTTCAAGGTTCGTGGTCAACCAATCAGGCTTGATCGAACACCTCACATGGAGCGACCGCGGAGAGTGGGTGAATATAGCCAATATGCAGAAAGATGAGTGTGATATGTACGGACACTGTGGTCCTTATGGCATTTGCAACATTAACAAGTCCCCAGTTTGCCAATGCCCAACTGGGTTCACTCCAAAAGTACCTAAAGACTGGAACGTGATGGATTGGGCGGGCGGATGCATAAAAAAGACCCCGCTGAACTGTGGTGAAAACGAGGGGTTCCAGAAGTTTTCAAGGCTAAAGTTACCGGATTCTTCACAGCTTAGGAAAAACGGGACGGTTTTAAGCCTTAAGGAATGTAAAGCGGCTTGTTTGAGAGACTGCTCGTGTGTGGCTTATGCCGTAACTGATGCTAGTGGCTGCGTGGTTTGGTTCGGAGCCTTGATTGATATCAGAGAGTATAATGAATTTGGGCAAGATTTGTATATTCGGATGGCTACTTCGGATCTAG AATCCAATAACAACGACAGACGCACGGTGGTGATAGTGTCGGTATCCGTAGTATTTGGAGTGGTTCTGGTGGCCTCGGTCTGCTCGTTTTTCATTTGGAAGAGGACCTCCCGCATAAGCAAAG CTCAGCAACTGGGAGTAAATAATCTAAGTCTAGATTACAATTCTAGTGCTGCCGAGGAGGACCAAGCGCTACCTCTATTTGATGTTTATGCTATTGCAACAGCCACTAACAACTTCTCTTTCACGAATAAGATAGGTGAAGGAGGTTTTGGTCCTGTTTACAAG GGTGTGCTCCCAACTGGACAACAAGTAGCAGTGAAGAGGCTTTCCAAAGAATCAGGACAAGGCCTCAAAGAGTTCAAGAATGAGGTTGTCTTGATCTCGAAACTTCAGCACCGAAATCTTGTTAGGCTCTTGGGATGTTGTATTCATGGAGAAGATAAGATGTTGGTCTATGAATACATGGCAAACAGAAgtttagatttatatatattca ATCAAACAAGAGGTACTGCACTTGATTGGGGGAAGCGCTTGGACATTATACTAGGGATTGCTCGAGgacttctttatcttcatcGCGATTCAAGGCTAAGAATCATTCATAGGGATCTTAAGGCTAGTAATATTCtcttagatagtgagatgaatcCGAAGATATCAGACTTTGGCTTGGCAAGAACGTTTGGAGGTGATCAAACTGAAGCAAAAACAAGTAGGGTCATTGGGACATA A